The Cryptomeria japonica chromosome 2, Sugi_1.0, whole genome shotgun sequence region CAATCTCCCATCATCTTTCCTCCTAGTCACTCTTTTGAACAACTATGGCATCTTCactaatccaaccattttcttctaagCTCCATGTCttaattttctttgaaatgatgatACTTTGTAACACCATcttaaagaggggtaaaatgtagacacctaaattgatCGCTTGTGTTTGATCAATTTATTCCCATTATTAATCTACTATATGTATATCTatttctattagttaaataatttattattattaattttattatctttattcCCCCATTTTCTACCCTATTTCCTAAGATAATTAATTTACTTATCCAACACTACCTCCAAGATcctcatctattaattaaataaataccctTGTTTATTTAGTTAAATCCCCATCCCCACTTTCCtccaattttaaattaaaattaattcaaaaatcctattttccctcatgcCCTTGCattctcctaactttcccacttgtatCCTATTCTTAATCGTAATCTCCATAAAATCCACCTTTTTTTAAGAATaaggaatataaaataaaaatataatgatatgattatataataataatattatagtcttaatagattttttgctttaataaaaatataaaaataataataatttgatgctattttttgtttttgttttgtaaggAGTTTAttgaaatatgaaaatataaaaatataatgacaagaatatattaaaacataaaatatgatcatatattaataataatttaatattaattataaaattataatataataataatttaacatATAGAAATATAAcataataaatttgtaagtaaaataataatgaacaaatataatattttttcatgTATTTTACCTATACTACTCTATCAATAGGTATGCTAGTTCTTATAACACATACAGTAATTTATTTAACAAATTTTGAAAGAATGTGAGTATCTTTTTAGTTTCCGCGTGAAAACACTTTTATGTTTTGAAAAAATGTGAGTATCTTTTTAGTTTCCGCGTGAAAACAGTTCTATGTATTGAAAGAATGTGAATATCTTTTTAGTTTCCGTATCATAAGAAATAGACTTGTTACTCCGTAAAATGATGATCTCTTTccatattaatttgaaaaaatgtgAGTATCTTTTTAGTTTCCGCGTGAAAACAGTTTTATGTATTGAATAAATGTGACTATCTTTTTAGTTTCCGCGTGAAAACAGTTTTATGTATTGAAAGAATGTGACTATCTTTTTAGTTTCCGCGTGAAAACAGTTTATGTATTGAAAGAATGTGAATATCTTTTTAGTTTCCGTATCATAAGAAATAAACTTGATACTCCGTAAAATGATGATCTCttttcatatttatttgaattttttttttcttaattttcatTGGTTGCCGTCAACAAGTTTACACTGTTGTTAAAACAGCCTGACCTAAAACCAATAAAATACtttctattaatttaaaaataaacagATTAACCCAAAGACCCAGAAATTAGGACAGGACAAAGCTCTTATAACCTCAAGTTCGTGCCGACCTGATTCAATCTATTAGAAAGTAATAAGACCTAACAGATCGATTTATTTACGATAGTCTATTTATCTCTTCGAAATACATTCGAAGCATCTAGAAAGAGAAAGGTTAATTAGAACCCTAAAACCCCCTCAGATTGCTCCCACAAAACCCTACAATTCGTGCTGCCCTGTGAAAACACAAATTTCAGTTCACCCTTTACTGTGATCAATGGCAACACTGCGGGCTCGACCCTTTCAGAGGCTCTGTAATTTATCTTCTTTGAGGACTGCAGCCAGACAAGCCATAGGGGAGCAGGCGCTCTCATCTTCAAACAGCATTAATAATCCACTGAGAGCCATTGGCAATCAGGTGATGCATGCTCCCCCAGCTTATAATTGTTGCTCGATTCGGTCTCGAATCACATTCCCAATTCCCGACCCAAAGGAATCTCATGCTAAGGAAAATGAACCGGGCAGGAGAAAAAGGCCTCCTGCGGATTTAAGTGTGTTGTTCCCGGGGCGCGACAATGACCATTGGCTCGTCGTAATGGAGCCTCCTAAGGAGTTTCGCCAAGCTCCTAAGGATGGACAGATAAAGCGTTATATTAAATGTCTTGCTACTGTGTTGGGAAGGTACGTACCATGCATTGTCACCTTTGATCTCTTTTTAAGTATCTGCATCTGCTATCTACAGTTTAAATTTACCAGTTATATGCTTATTGAATCATAATGGCTACAGTGAAGAGGCAGCCATAAAGGCTATGTATAGTATATCTGTGGATCGATTTTATGGATTTGCATGTGAAGTTTCGGAGGATGTAGCGAAAAAGCTTAGAGGTATAGTTTGTCGTATTCCATCTTTGGAatattttcttctttcctttgttGTGTTCAATCTGTTAATGTAAGATGTGTATGCAGAATGAGATAAACATGCAAGAAACATTGAACATGGACTGCCATTATATTCATTAAGCCAGTGGTCTCGTTGCATTTTTGAACTGTTTTAGAGACTACGCTGCACTGGATTCCAAGCAAACCAGAAACACCGTTCAGTTAAGATCTGTTGTCGCCTAATGTTTTTGAGCTGGGTAATCATTTGGCTTTTCCCATTGGAACTGGGTGCAAATTTACAAATTAGAACAACCATTATGAGAAACCTTGAAAGCTCCTCACTTGAGGGGATGGTAgcctttttaaaaataaataagcaTCTCAAAAAACTTGTAATCTATGTTACTGGGTACGCCCTTGAGGGTTCCCGCACCCAAACTGGATACGTCCGGGTATGGGTTTGCCCAGGGGTATGCCTGGGTATACGCACCGGGCATCTGGGTATGCCCAGGTATGTACCCGGGCGTACACAAAGGCTCTTAGTGCCCCCCCCCAAAAAACAGAAACagaggtttttcttttcttttcttttcataagTGTCCCTAAAAGCATCATTTCATCCAATACAAAGATCATTTTGCTTTATCAACtctcttttttctcattttctctttttttttttgctcttcGGGATGTTACATGTTCATATTTGCAACGAGATCACTTCCGGCCCTTGGGGCTTGTTTCCTTGCACCCCTTCTATCCTTTGGCTTTTCTCACATCTAACACATTGTGCAGCTTATCATTGCTGCTCTTCAAACCCATTAGGGTTTCTTGATTCTGGTCTCCACTCCTAGGCCCCTCATCGTAATCAAATTTTTTATATGACAAGAGATCCCACTGACTAATGGGGGTCCCCTTCTATCATTGGGCTTTTCTCACATCTAACACATTGTGCAGCTTATCATTGCTGCTCTTCAAACCCATTAGGGTTTCTACTCCCAGACCCCCATTAGTCAGTGGGATCTCTTGtcatataagaaatttgattacGATGAGGAGTCTAGGAGTGGAGACCTGAATAAAGAACTTAGACAACTAAAATTATCACTATTAAATgtcaattgataaacataaatattaaatatttaactatCAATTGACATTTAATATTCATCTTTATAACTACcattttggcatttggcattgatcaatgatgaagtatcatactatcaaatATGTTTAGTTTTGCAATTCtgtattttaaatttttgtgtatatatatatatatatatattcattttggCATTTAGCATTGCTCAATGATCAAGTATCATACTATCAAACGTATTTAGTTTTGCAAttctgtattttaattttttttatatatatgtcaTGACCCTTCCATGATCGCTATATTTATATCATAATAAAACAATTATTAATTATTCAAAATTTATTTAATAGtctaaatattcaaataaaaataaattaatattgcaACGAATCCTTCTATCAGAGATTCATTATGACATCCCCATCCAAATGCTAAATAACTaagagaaagctccttgtattatctctATCGATGATAAAATTCATAGCCGACTCAATACCTCCTTGTTGTAAGTTGACAGAACACATAAAAGAATAAATTTATTCAATCATCTCATCCAAGCTTATATTGTCATAAAGATGACCTCGCTGATTAACCATCTCATCCATACGAAGATCATGTCTCTAGGTGCACAATCCAATAGATCCGAGA contains the following coding sequences:
- the LOC131056062 gene encoding multiple organellar RNA editing factor 2, chloroplastic — encoded protein: MATLRARPFQRLCNLSSLRTAARQAIGEQALSSSNSINNPLRAIGNQVMHAPPAYNCCSIRSRITFPIPDPKESHAKENEPGRRKRPPADLSVLFPGRDNDHWLVVMEPPKEFRQAPKDGQIKRYIKCLATVLGSEEAAIKAMYSISVDRFYGFACEVSEDVAKKLRDTPGVWYVWQDSYVDKVNKDYGGEWFIDGKVVPRPPEREKLINGDPGPSYRNRRDRASSVVDLVLDEERVMED